Proteins encoded in a region of the Rhizobium etli CFN 42 genome:
- a CDS encoding ATP-binding cassette domain-containing protein translates to MSETPQIFDASRQPVLSLRGISKNFGAVSALTDIELDVHAGEVVALVGDNGAGKSTLVKILAGVHQPSSGTILFEGKQVDLSSPSAALDLGIATVFQDLALCENLDVVANIFLGKELNPFQLDEVAMEIRAWKLLNELSARIPSVREPVASLSGGQRQTVAIARSLLLEPKLIMLDEPTAALGVAQTAEVLDLIERVRDRGLGVIMISHNMEDVRAVADRIVVLRLGRNNGTFMPDASNEALVSAITGASNNSVSRRAMRRRAQGQEHEEGRP, encoded by the coding sequence ATGTCTGAAACCCCTCAAATTTTTGACGCCTCCCGTCAGCCCGTGCTGAGCCTGCGCGGCATATCGAAAAACTTTGGAGCGGTTTCAGCGCTCACCGATATTGAACTCGACGTGCACGCCGGCGAAGTCGTGGCGCTCGTCGGCGATAATGGCGCCGGCAAATCGACGCTGGTCAAGATATTGGCAGGCGTGCACCAGCCCAGTTCCGGTACCATCCTATTCGAGGGAAAACAGGTCGATCTGTCGAGCCCGAGTGCGGCCCTCGATCTCGGCATTGCAACCGTGTTCCAAGACTTGGCCCTTTGCGAAAACCTCGACGTCGTCGCCAATATCTTTCTCGGCAAAGAGCTTAATCCCTTTCAACTCGATGAGGTTGCCATGGAAATTCGCGCCTGGAAGCTGTTGAACGAGCTTTCGGCCCGAATCCCGAGCGTGCGGGAGCCGGTCGCCTCGCTTTCCGGCGGGCAGCGCCAGACCGTGGCGATCGCCCGATCGTTGCTGCTCGAACCGAAACTGATCATGCTCGATGAGCCAACCGCGGCACTTGGCGTCGCCCAAACGGCCGAAGTGCTCGATCTGATCGAACGCGTGCGCGATCGGGGCCTTGGCGTCATCATGATCAGCCATAACATGGAGGATGTGCGGGCCGTCGCCGACCGCATCGTTGTCCTTCGGCTCGGGCGCAACAACGGCACCTTTATGCCGGATGCCTCCAACGAAGCGCTGGTCAGCGCGATCACCGGCGCGTCCAACAATTCCGTCTCCCGTCGCGCGATGCGCCGCAGGGCGCAGGGCCAGGAGCACGAGGAGGGCAGGCCATGA
- the repA gene encoding plasmid partitioning protein RepA — MPTKAAIVEKARRASQVSIDETIAQDSTMLSSQLQVLFERLFSPDARKSLRRFSSTEAAKLLGVTDSYVRHLTAQVESINPEKTAAGRRVFSLEEIHAMRQHLGRTKPSYLPTRRPGDHLQVIAVTNFKGGSGKTTTSIHLAQFLALRGYRVLAVDLDPQASMSAMLGYQPEFDVGENETLYGAIKYDETRRDVGDIVRQTYFPGLDLIPGNLELHEFEHDTPKALADTNRDDKDMFFMRVGNALHSLEQSYDVVIIDCPPTLGFLTLSALCAATAVLITVHPQMLDVASMNQFLTMTSDLLAVVKQAGGNLEYDWMRYLITRYESNDGPQAQIVAFLRSLFGERVLTSMMVKSTAVSDAGLSKQTIYEAGRETMHRQTYDRGVESVDSVNAEVEQLIRNAWSRT; from the coding sequence ATGCCGACCAAGGCCGCGATTGTTGAGAAAGCCAGAAGAGCGAGTCAAGTCTCGATCGACGAGACGATTGCGCAGGACTCGACGATGCTCAGCAGCCAGCTCCAGGTGCTGTTCGAGCGGTTGTTTTCGCCCGATGCCCGCAAATCGCTGCGGCGGTTCAGCAGCACCGAGGCCGCCAAGCTGCTCGGCGTCACCGACAGCTATGTTCGCCACCTCACCGCCCAGGTGGAAAGTATCAATCCCGAAAAGACGGCGGCCGGCCGCCGTGTCTTCTCGCTCGAAGAAATTCATGCGATGCGCCAGCATCTGGGGCGCACCAAACCGTCCTATCTGCCGACGCGCCGGCCGGGCGACCATCTCCAGGTCATCGCCGTCACCAATTTCAAGGGCGGATCCGGCAAGACGACAACGTCAATCCATCTGGCGCAGTTCCTGGCGTTGCGCGGCTATCGCGTTCTCGCCGTCGACCTCGACCCGCAGGCGTCGATGTCGGCGATGCTCGGATATCAGCCGGAATTCGACGTCGGCGAAAACGAGACGCTTTACGGCGCCATCAAATATGACGAGACGCGCCGCGACGTTGGCGACATCGTCCGCCAGACCTATTTCCCCGGTCTCGATCTCATTCCGGGCAATCTCGAACTGCACGAGTTCGAGCACGATACTCCAAAGGCGCTGGCCGACACCAACCGTGATGACAAAGACATGTTCTTCATGCGGGTCGGCAATGCGCTGCATTCGCTGGAGCAGAGCTACGACGTCGTCATCATCGATTGCCCCCCTACCCTCGGCTTCCTGACGCTGTCTGCTCTCTGCGCCGCGACTGCCGTGCTGATCACCGTTCATCCGCAGATGCTCGACGTGGCGTCGATGAACCAGTTCCTGACGATGACCTCCGACCTTCTGGCGGTCGTCAAGCAGGCAGGCGGCAATCTCGAATATGACTGGATGCGCTATCTGATCACCCGTTATGAGTCCAATGACGGTCCGCAGGCGCAGATCGTCGCCTTCCTGCGCAGCCTGTTCGGCGAGCGGGTGCTGACGTCCATGATGGTCAAATCGACGGCTGTCTCGGATGCGGGCCTGTCCAAGCAGACGATCTACGAGGCGGGGCGCGAGACGATGCATCGCCAGACCTATGACCGCGGCGTGGAATCTGTCGACAGCGTCAATGCCGAGGTCG
- the otsB gene encoding trehalose-phosphatase, whose translation MQSLENTVQNDTATQEMLSMVLEEPDHWAMFLDIDGTLLNLAPTPDSIEVPEALPGQLHRLSNKLGGALALVTGRSLAYADALFKPFAFPTAGLHGAEIRSAAGLHTLEATPEFQALKHALIAEAEHYPGVLIEDKGAAVAAHYRLAPEYEKVIEERMHHYAELAGPNWALQLGKMVFELRPARSSKGDALERFFQSDPFKNRCPITIGDDLTDESMFAIANARGGVSVRVGAIGAPSCATSRLSSAALVRNVIAALAA comes from the coding sequence TTGCAGAGTTTGGAGAATACCGTGCAGAACGACACCGCTACCCAGGAAATGCTTTCAATGGTGCTGGAGGAACCTGATCACTGGGCGATGTTCCTCGACATCGACGGAACGCTGCTCAATCTTGCACCAACACCGGATTCGATCGAGGTTCCCGAAGCACTTCCCGGACAACTTCACCGCCTGTCGAACAAGCTCGGCGGTGCCCTGGCGCTGGTCACGGGCCGCTCGCTCGCCTATGCTGACGCGCTGTTCAAACCCTTTGCATTTCCGACGGCAGGCCTGCACGGCGCCGAAATCAGGAGCGCCGCCGGGTTGCACACGCTGGAGGCGACACCCGAATTTCAGGCGCTGAAACATGCATTGATCGCAGAAGCCGAGCATTATCCGGGGGTTCTGATCGAGGACAAGGGTGCAGCCGTTGCCGCTCATTACCGGCTGGCGCCGGAATATGAAAAAGTGATTGAAGAGCGCATGCACCACTATGCGGAACTTGCCGGACCGAACTGGGCGCTGCAGCTCGGCAAGATGGTGTTCGAGCTCCGACCGGCACGGTCGAGCAAGGGCGATGCGCTGGAGCGGTTTTTCCAGTCAGATCCTTTCAAGAACCGCTGTCCGATTACCATCGGCGATGATTTGACTGACGAGTCGATGTTTGCGATCGCCAATGCGCGCGGCGGGGTTTCCGTTCGCGTCGGGGCCATCGGCGCCCCGAGCTGCGCCACGAGCCGGCTGTCTTCGGCTGCGCTCGTCAGAAATGTCATTGCCGCCCTGGCCGCCTGA
- a CDS encoding ROK family protein, which yields MAKRNPEPRDGASAPLAHGAMVLPLVTIDDYNNELRDKNGFVGDNANKKTFQQKLEDWRKHVRKFGDDPLGKVETTKLSKKKIESLLKGDDMEAAALIMGAVEDFAQDFAEVIKKFLKDERWSKTERIVVGGGFRQSRFGELTIARTMVLLKAAGIDIEVIPIVHHPDEAGLIGSVHLMPSWMFKGYEAMLAVDIGGTNVRAGVVEFGKEKKPHFADASVWESTIWRHADDEPSRSATIERLAAMLQELIDKAEKANLKPAPIIGIGCPGIINADGSIERGGQNLPGGNWESDSFNLPAALMKAIPVIGGHSTFVMMHNDAVVQGLSQIPFIDDVSTWAVLTIGTGLGNAHFTNREGMKAR from the coding sequence ATGGCCAAACGCAATCCGGAGCCCCGTGACGGGGCGAGTGCCCCATTGGCGCATGGCGCGATGGTCCTGCCGTTGGTAACGATCGACGACTACAATAATGAACTGCGTGACAAGAACGGCTTCGTTGGCGACAACGCCAACAAGAAGACCTTTCAGCAGAAGCTCGAGGATTGGAGAAAACATGTCCGCAAGTTCGGAGACGATCCGCTCGGCAAGGTCGAGACGACGAAGCTTTCCAAGAAAAAGATCGAGTCTCTCCTGAAGGGAGACGACATGGAGGCCGCCGCACTGATCATGGGCGCGGTGGAGGACTTCGCGCAGGATTTTGCCGAGGTCATCAAAAAATTCCTCAAGGACGAGCGCTGGTCCAAGACCGAGCGCATCGTCGTCGGCGGCGGCTTCAGGCAAAGCCGCTTCGGGGAGCTGACGATTGCCAGGACCATGGTTCTGCTCAAGGCGGCCGGCATCGATATCGAGGTCATCCCGATCGTCCACCATCCCGACGAGGCTGGACTGATAGGCTCCGTCCACCTCATGCCGTCCTGGATGTTCAAAGGCTATGAGGCGATGCTGGCCGTAGATATCGGCGGCACGAACGTCCGCGCCGGAGTCGTCGAGTTCGGAAAGGAAAAAAAACCGCATTTTGCCGATGCGAGTGTCTGGGAATCAACGATCTGGCGTCACGCCGACGACGAGCCGAGCCGCAGTGCGACGATAGAAAGGCTGGCGGCGATGCTGCAGGAACTGATCGATAAGGCGGAAAAGGCCAATCTCAAGCCGGCCCCGATCATCGGGATCGGCTGTCCCGGTATCATCAATGCAGACGGCTCGATCGAACGCGGCGGACAGAACCTGCCAGGCGGCAATTGGGAAAGCGACAGCTTCAACCTTCCCGCCGCACTGATGAAGGCCATTCCCGTAATCGGCGGTCACAGCACATTCGTGATGATGCACAATGACGCCGTCGTGCAGGGCTTGTCGCAGATACCTTTCATCGACGACGTATCGACATGGGCGGTGCTGACCATCGGCACAGGGTTGGGCAATGCCCATTTTACCAATCGCGAGGGAATGAAAGCACGATAG
- a CDS encoding ABC transporter substrate-binding protein — translation MEMMKFSTKAAGAAALVLSLLGGTSAFAQSKVADATVAFLMPDQGSTRYEEHDHPGFVAEMKKLCASCKVIYQNADADIAKQQQQFNSAITQGAKVIVLDPVDSAAAASLVQLAQSQGVKVIAYDRPIPKGKADFYVSFDNKAIGKAIAESLVQHLKAKGVPTDGGGILQINGSPTDAAAGLIKDGIHEGLASGGYKTLAEYDTPNWQPANAQQWAAGQITRFGKQIVGVVAANDGTGGGAIAAFKAAGVDPVPPVTGNDATIAALQLIISGDQYNTISKPSEIVAAAAADVAVKLLAGETVKAEMTLYDTPAKLFVPAVVTAENLKAEIIDKKINTAEELCTGRYAEGCKKLGITK, via the coding sequence ATGGAAATGATGAAATTTTCGACAAAAGCGGCAGGCGCCGCGGCACTTGTGCTATCCTTGCTCGGCGGAACGTCCGCCTTTGCACAAAGCAAAGTTGCGGATGCAACCGTCGCGTTCCTCATGCCCGACCAGGGCTCAACCCGTTATGAAGAGCACGACCATCCGGGCTTCGTCGCGGAAATGAAGAAGCTTTGTGCGTCCTGCAAGGTCATCTATCAGAATGCCGACGCCGATATCGCCAAGCAGCAGCAACAGTTCAATTCGGCGATCACCCAGGGCGCCAAGGTCATCGTGCTGGATCCGGTGGATTCGGCGGCGGCCGCCTCCCTCGTTCAGCTCGCCCAGAGCCAGGGCGTCAAGGTCATCGCCTATGATCGCCCGATCCCGAAGGGCAAGGCCGATTTCTACGTCTCCTTCGACAACAAGGCAATCGGCAAGGCGATCGCCGAATCGCTTGTCCAGCATCTGAAGGCCAAGGGCGTTCCGACGGATGGCGGCGGCATTCTGCAGATCAATGGCTCGCCGACCGATGCGGCCGCCGGCTTGATCAAGGACGGCATTCATGAGGGTCTCGCCAGCGGCGGTTACAAAACGCTTGCCGAATACGACACGCCGAACTGGCAGCCGGCGAACGCACAGCAATGGGCAGCCGGCCAGATCACCCGTTTCGGCAAACAGATTGTCGGCGTTGTCGCCGCCAATGATGGCACCGGCGGCGGCGCCATCGCCGCGTTCAAGGCGGCAGGCGTCGATCCCGTGCCGCCGGTGACAGGCAATGATGCGACGATAGCGGCCTTGCAGCTGATCATATCGGGGGACCAGTACAACACGATCTCCAAGCCCAGCGAAATCGTCGCCGCGGCCGCGGCCGATGTTGCGGTAAAACTGCTCGCCGGAGAAACGGTCAAGGCTGAAATGACGCTCTACGACACGCCGGCAAAGCTCTTCGTCCCGGCCGTCGTCACCGCCGAAAATCTCAAGGCCGAGATCATCGACAAAAAGATCAACACGGCCGAGGAACTGTGCACCGGCCGCTATGCCGAGGGCTGCAAGAAGCTCGGCATCACCAAGTAA